From the Mycobacterium noviomagense genome, the window CGATCATCGCGACCTGCGCCGCCGGTGTCGAAAGGCCGTGTGGGTACGAGAACGAGTTGTCGACGCCGGTGGAATCGGCGTTCTCGGTGAGCCGGGTCTGCACCTGACCGAATCGCATGCCGGAGCGCTCGTTGAACGCCCGGTACGCCACAACAATATTCGCGATCCCGGTGGCGACGGCCATCGCGGCCTGCTGGACGATCGCGCACGCCGCGCCGCCGCCGTAGTGCACCTTCGAGAAGAACGTCAGCTCGCCGATACCGGCCGCGCGCGCGACGGCGATCTCGGTGTTGGTGTCCATCGTGAACGTGGTCAGTCCGTCGACGTCCGACGGACTGAGCCCCGCATCGTCGAGCGCATCCTGCACCGCCTCAGCGGCTAGCCGTAATTCGCTGCGACCGGAGTTCTTCGAGAAGTCGGTCGCGCCGATGCCGACAATCGCAGCTTTACCGGACAGCACTACGCATCCCCCATCGTCAGCGTCGCCGTCGCGACCACATGATCGCCAAGACTATTGCTACCCACTACTTTCACAGTGACCAGCCCGTCTTCGATCGCGGTCACTTCTCCGGAGAAGGTCACCGTGTCGTACGCATACCACGGCACACCGAGCCGCAGTGAAATGGACCTGAGCAACGCCGACGGGCCGGCCCAATCGGTGACATACCGCTGCACCAGCCCGGTGTCGGTCAGGATGTTGACGAAGATGTCCTTCGAGCCTTTGGCTTGCGCCTTGTCGCGGTCGTGGTGCACGTCCTGAAAATCGCGCGTGGCCAAGGCCGTTGAGATGATGAAGGTGGGATCGCCGTAGATTGACAGCTCGGGCAGTTTGGTCCCGACTTCCACAGTTGGCGCGCTCATGCGTCGGGCTCCCACGCATACAGGGTCCACGCCGGACCGCTCGGGCTCTGGGGGAAGTCGATATAGATTGCGCGAACGGGCATTCCGACCTCAACCTTCGCGGGGTCGACGTTGCGCAGCTCGCCGAGCATGCGCACACCTTCCTCGAGCTCGACCAGCGCGATGACGAACGGCAGGGTGCGACCGGGCACTTTGGGTGCGTGGTGCACCACGAAGCTGAACACCGTGCCCTTGCCGCTGGCCACCACGTAGTCGATCGGAGCTTCTTTGTCCTGCCATACCGCGGGCACCGGTGGGTGCTGCAGGCTGCCGTCGGGTCGGCGCTGGATGCGCAGCTCGTGGGCGTTGACGCCGTCCCAGAAGAACTTGGTGTCGCGTGATGCCGCCGGCCGCATCATCGTGTCGGGATCCAAGTCGTCTGGCACTGCCGGTTTGTCGCTGTCCTTGGGCCGGAATTTGAGGATGCGCCAGTTCATTTCGGCGACGTCCTCGTCGCCGACCTGCCAAACGATGTGCTGGTTGATGAACCAGCCCTCGCCGAGCGCGGTCTGCTTGGGCCCGACCACGTCGCCGAGTTCGGCGCTGACGCTGACTTCTTCACCGGGCTGCAGGTAGCGGTGATAGGTCTGCTCGCAGTTGGTGGCCACCACGCCGATATAGCCGGCGTCGTCGAAGAGCTGGATGATCCGGCCCAGCGGGTCGTCGTCGGGACGAACACCGCCCAGGCCCATCATCGTCCAGACCTGGATCATGGCCGGCGGGGCCACGATTCCGGGATGGCCGGCGGCGCGCGCGGCCGCTTCGTCGACGTAGATGGGGTTGCGGTCGCCGATGGCCTCCACCCAGTTGTTGATCATCGGCTGGTTCACCGGATCGCGGCCCGCCCGCGGCTTGCTGCGTCCGGCGGCTTTGACTTGCGCGACCGCTTCCTGGATGTCGCTCACCCCGGTCATCGCGGGACC encodes:
- a CDS encoding MaoC family dehydratase, translating into MSAPTVEVGTKLPELSIYGDPTFIISTALATRDFQDVHHDRDKAQAKGSKDIFVNILTDTGLVQRYVTDWAGPSALLRSISLRLGVPWYAYDTVTFSGEVTAIEDGLVTVKVVGSNSLGDHVVATATLTMGDA
- a CDS encoding bifunctional MaoC family dehydratase N-terminal/OB-fold nucleic acid binding domain-containing protein, whose product is MTGVSDIQEAVAQVKAAGRSKPRAGRDPVNQPMINNWVEAIGDRNPIYVDEAAARAAGHPGIVAPPAMIQVWTMMGLGGVRPDDDPLGRIIQLFDDAGYIGVVATNCEQTYHRYLQPGEEVSVSAELGDVVGPKQTALGEGWFINQHIVWQVGDEDVAEMNWRILKFRPKDSDKPAVPDDLDPDTMMRPAASRDTKFFWDGVNAHELRIQRRPDGSLQHPPVPAVWQDKEAPIDYVVASGKGTVFSFVVHHAPKVPGRTLPFVIALVELEEGVRMLGELRNVDPAKVEVGMPVRAIYIDFPQSPSGPAWTLYAWEPDA